The Vibrio astriarenae genome contains a region encoding:
- a CDS encoding sigma-E factor negative regulatory protein, translated as MVKRMADKEKLSALMDGEALDDEQLLAYAESDQDAIESWKHYHLIGDVMRGEAPEQPNWDISASVAAALEDEPVHSGADVPQIMESQPTPQVAKRQLPAWITQFGQVAVAACVSFAVILGVQQYSGQDGQVSPEADQLPVLQTIPFAGTAEPVSLTRESVQKQANEVNVQEQHRRINAVLQDYELQLRLNGGQDAASDLNDEPVVE; from the coding sequence ATGGTGAAAAGAATGGCTGACAAAGAAAAACTTTCAGCACTCATGGATGGTGAAGCGTTAGATGATGAGCAGCTGCTTGCTTATGCAGAAAGTGATCAAGACGCGATTGAAAGTTGGAAACACTACCATTTGATTGGTGATGTGATGCGTGGTGAAGCGCCTGAGCAACCGAACTGGGATATCTCTGCCAGTGTTGCTGCTGCGTTAGAAGATGAGCCAGTACACAGTGGGGCCGATGTACCGCAAATAATGGAATCACAGCCAACGCCTCAAGTGGCTAAACGCCAACTGCCAGCATGGATTACGCAGTTTGGCCAAGTAGCGGTTGCAGCGTGTGTCTCGTTTGCTGTGATTTTGGGCGTGCAGCAGTACAGTGGCCAAGACGGTCAGGTGTCTCCTGAGGCTGATCAACTGCCCGTTCTGCAAACTATTCCTTTTGCCGGCACGGCTGAACCTGTAAGCTTGACTCGTGAGTCTGTGCAAAAGCAGGCCAACGAAGTGAATGTGCAAGAGCAGCATCGTCGTATCAACGCTGTTTTGCAAGATTATGAACTACAGCTAAGATTGAATGGTGGGCAAGACGCCGCCTCAGATCTCAATGATGAACCGGTAGTTGAATGA
- the rseB gene encoding sigma-E factor regulatory protein RseB has product MKKILISALTLFGLSIHNASAEQPAEALLQEMHQASEQLSYELSYILIKKNSIEPLLYRHANFENQQLAHLLYLSGPVREVIRRDSEVSYVEPGVEPFTVQSEDMVAPTIPLLHSNIDKLRENYDFVSVGRAREAGSATQVVRVVPKDGLRYSYVLWVDENTHLPLRADLVDRDGEVLEQYRTISFVVNEQISEVMSGLKDVKLPGVLTLPQGNVNQASWNVGWVPTGFEPAEVNRYRMAMTDRLVETQMYTDGLFNFSVYIAERDENSLQGQVIRQGRRTLHTFVKGSAEISIVGDIPPSTAQRIAQSVSIEPVKAIEP; this is encoded by the coding sequence ATGAAAAAAATCCTGATCAGCGCGCTGACGCTGTTCGGTCTGAGCATACACAATGCCTCTGCAGAGCAACCTGCAGAGGCTTTGTTGCAAGAGATGCATCAGGCTAGTGAGCAATTGAGCTATGAACTCTCTTATATTCTGATCAAAAAGAACAGCATCGAACCTCTTCTTTATCGCCACGCTAATTTTGAGAATCAGCAGTTGGCGCATCTGTTATACCTGAGTGGTCCAGTCAGAGAAGTCATCCGACGTGACAGCGAAGTCAGCTACGTTGAGCCGGGTGTTGAGCCGTTCACGGTTCAGTCTGAAGATATGGTCGCGCCGACAATACCGCTGCTGCACAGCAATATTGACAAACTGCGAGAAAATTACGACTTCGTGAGCGTGGGGCGTGCACGAGAAGCGGGGAGTGCCACTCAAGTGGTTCGTGTCGTGCCTAAAGATGGTTTGCGTTACTCCTACGTACTTTGGGTTGATGAGAACACGCACCTTCCGCTTCGGGCCGATCTCGTTGATCGCGATGGTGAAGTGCTTGAGCAGTATCGTACTATCTCATTTGTGGTGAATGAGCAAATCTCGGAAGTCATGTCTGGCCTGAAAGACGTCAAACTGCCGGGTGTCTTGACCTTACCTCAGGGTAACGTCAATCAAGCGAGCTGGAACGTTGGCTGGGTGCCAACTGGTTTTGAGCCAGCAGAAGTGAATCGCTACCGCATGGCAATGACCGATCGCTTGGTAGAAACTCAGATGTATACCGATGGACTGTTCAACTTTTCTGTTTATATTGCTGAGCGAGACGAGAATTCACTCCAAGGCCAGGTTATTCGCCAGGGGCGCCGCACACTGCATACGTTTGTAAAGGGTAGTGCAGAAATCTCGATTGTCGGTGATATACCACCTTCTACCGCTCAACGCATCGCCCAATCAGTCTCGATTGAGCCGGTGAAGGCCATCGAACCATGA
- a CDS encoding SoxR reducing system RseC family protein: protein MMTALAQVTSVQPAAQGWKATLSCEQKTSCSSCASKSSCGTGVVSSAVGNKTLTWQLLTEQKISVGDTVEIGLPERSLLSFAAVTYLLPLVMLVLGAMLGQIWLQPMLGAGEGAIILMGALGALTGFLLARRYVRLREKDTSQQVILLRILGSQIPVV, encoded by the coding sequence ATGATGACGGCACTTGCACAGGTGACCTCTGTGCAACCTGCAGCTCAAGGCTGGAAAGCCACCTTGAGTTGTGAGCAAAAGACCAGTTGTAGCTCATGTGCTTCGAAAAGCTCGTGTGGCACCGGTGTAGTGTCTAGTGCTGTAGGGAATAAAACCCTGACTTGGCAGTTACTCACTGAGCAGAAAATCTCGGTTGGAGATACGGTTGAAATTGGCTTACCAGAGCGTAGCCTCTTAAGCTTTGCCGCCGTAACTTATCTTTTGCCTTTGGTCATGCTAGTGCTTGGAGCAATGCTTGGTCAGATATGGCTGCAACCAATGTTGGGCGCTGGAGAAGGCGCCATCATTCTAATGGGGGCTTTAGGGGCTCTCACGGGCTTTTTGCTTGCTCGACGTTATGTTCGATTGCGAGAGAAAGACACTTCTCAACAAGTCATCTTGCTCAGAATACTGGGCAGTCAGATTCCTGTTGTCTAA
- the lepA gene encoding translation elongation factor 4, whose product MKHIRNFSIIAHIDHGKSTLSDRLIQVCGGLSDREMAAQVLDSMDLERERGITIKSQSVTLNYTAKDGETYQLNFIDTPGHVDFAYEVSRSLAACEGALLVVDAGQGVEAQTLANCYTAIEMDLEVVPILNKIDLPAADPERVAEEIEEIVGIDAMEATRCSAKTGIGVDDVLENIVSAIPAPEGDPEAPLQALIIDSWFDNYLGVVSLVRIKNGELKKNDKIKVMSTGQVWGVDRLGIFTPKQVDTDILRTGEVGWVVCGIKDILGAPVGDTLTLAKNGCEEALPGFKKVKPQVYAGLFPVSSDDYENFRDALGKLSLNDASLFYEPENSAALGFGFRCGFLGMLHMEIIQERLEREYDLDLITTAPTVVYEVERTDGALLYVDSPAKLPAVNDIEEIREPIARCNILVPSEYLGNVITLCVEKRGTQVDMVYHGNQVAVTYDIPMAEVVLDFFDRLKSTSRGYASLDYNFQRFEASNMVRVDVLLNGDTVDALAMITHKDQSQTRGRQLVEKMKEFIPRQMFDIAIQAAIGNHIIARSTVKQLRKNVIAKCYGGDVSRKKKLLKKQKEGKKRMKQIGNVELPQEAFLAILHVGKD is encoded by the coding sequence ATGAAGCACATTCGTAACTTTTCGATTATCGCACACATCGACCATGGTAAGTCGACCCTATCAGACCGTTTGATCCAAGTATGTGGTGGATTGAGCGACCGTGAAATGGCCGCACAGGTTCTTGACTCAATGGACCTTGAGCGTGAGCGTGGCATCACCATCAAATCACAGAGTGTGACGCTTAACTACACTGCGAAAGATGGCGAAACATACCAACTTAACTTCATCGATACCCCTGGGCACGTTGACTTCGCCTACGAAGTATCTCGCTCTCTAGCCGCTTGTGAAGGCGCGCTGCTGGTTGTCGATGCAGGTCAGGGCGTAGAAGCTCAGACACTAGCAAACTGTTACACCGCGATCGAAATGGATCTTGAGGTTGTGCCAATCCTAAACAAGATTGACCTTCCTGCCGCTGATCCTGAGCGTGTTGCTGAAGAGATCGAAGAGATCGTCGGTATCGATGCGATGGAAGCGACTCGCTGTAGCGCGAAAACCGGTATCGGTGTTGATGACGTTCTTGAGAACATCGTTTCAGCGATTCCAGCACCAGAAGGTGATCCCGAAGCGCCACTACAAGCACTGATCATTGACTCATGGTTTGATAACTACCTTGGTGTTGTTTCACTTGTCCGTATCAAGAACGGTGAGCTGAAGAAGAACGACAAAATCAAAGTAATGAGCACAGGCCAAGTTTGGGGTGTCGACCGTCTAGGTATCTTCACGCCAAAACAGGTTGATACTGATATCCTGCGTACTGGCGAAGTAGGCTGGGTTGTGTGTGGTATCAAAGACATTCTTGGTGCACCAGTGGGCGATACGCTAACACTGGCTAAGAATGGCTGTGAAGAGGCTCTACCAGGCTTTAAGAAGGTAAAACCTCAGGTATACGCGGGTCTGTTCCCTGTTTCCTCTGATGACTACGAGAACTTCCGTGATGCACTAGGCAAACTGAGCCTAAACGATGCGTCGTTGTTCTACGAGCCAGAGAACTCTGCAGCACTGGGCTTTGGTTTCCGTTGTGGTTTCCTTGGTATGCTACACATGGAAATCATCCAAGAGCGTCTGGAGCGTGAATACGATCTTGACCTGATTACAACCGCTCCAACGGTAGTGTATGAAGTAGAGCGTACGGATGGTGCGCTTCTGTATGTAGATAGCCCAGCTAAGCTTCCGGCAGTTAACGATATTGAAGAGATTCGTGAGCCTATTGCACGCTGTAATATCCTTGTGCCTTCAGAGTACTTAGGTAACGTTATTACACTGTGTGTTGAGAAGCGTGGTACTCAGGTGGATATGGTTTATCACGGTAACCAAGTTGCAGTGACATACGATATTCCAATGGCAGAAGTGGTTCTCGACTTCTTTGACCGCCTAAAATCGACATCGCGTGGTTATGCATCTCTAGATTATAACTTCCAACGCTTTGAGGCATCGAACATGGTTCGTGTTGATGTTCTGCTTAACGGTGATACTGTAGACGCTCTAGCGATGATCACACACAAAGATCAATCGCAAACGCGTGGCCGCCAGCTAGTAGAGAAGATGAAAGAGTTCATCCCTCGTCAGATGTTTGATATCGCAATTCAAGCGGCTATCGGTAACCACATCATTGCTCGTTCAACAGTGAAACAGCTGCGTAAGAACGTAATCGCAAAATGTTACGGTGGTGACGTGAGCCGTAAGAAGAAGCTTTTGAAGAAGCAGAAAGAAGGTAAGAAACGCATGAAGCAAATTGGTAACGTTGAGTTGCCGCAAGAAGCGTTCCTGGCAATCCTTCACGTAGGTAAAGATTAA